The following are encoded together in the Zingiber officinale cultivar Zhangliang chromosome 8A, Zo_v1.1, whole genome shotgun sequence genome:
- the LOC122007799 gene encoding tropinone reductase homolog At5g06060-like, with amino-acid sequence MEKWSLLGSTALVTGGTKGIGRGIVEELGQLGAVVHTCSRTQSDLDKSLQQWRAAGLKVSGSVCDVSSPADRAKLIEEVKSAFDGKLNILVCNAGTGVVKPAVEQTAEDYKFVMNVNLESGFYLSQLAHPLLKASGNGSIVFISSVVGFMAVDGLSVYGATKGAMNQLTRSLACEWPRDNIRTNCVAPGTIKTPMIEHALQDETFVAMETHRIPAGRIGEPEEVAALVAFLCMPGARYINGQVICADGGRTVNGNF; translated from the exons ATGGAGAAGTGGTCTCTTCTCGGGTCAACTGCGCTGGTCACCGGCGGCACGAAAGGAATCGG GCGCGGAATCGTGGAAGAATTAGGGCAACTCGGAGCCGTCGTCCACACCTGCTCCCGCACCCAATCCGACCTCGACAAGTCCCTCCAGCAATGGCGCGCCGCCGGCTTAAAGGTCTCGGGATCCGTCTGCGACGTCTCCTCGCCGGCCGACAGGGCGAAACTGATCGAGGAAGTCAAATCCGCCTTCGACGGAAAGCTCAATATTCTT gtttgtaatGCCGGAACAGGAGTGGTGAAGCCGGCGGTGGAGCAGACTGCGGAGGACTACAAGTTCGTGATGAACGTTAACTTGGAATCCGGCTTCTACCTCTCCCAGCTCGCGCACCCGCTTCTGAAGGCGTCGGGAAACGGCAGCATCGTCTTCATCTCTTCCGTCGTCGGATTCATGGCCGTCGACGGCTTGTCCGTGTACGGCGCTACCAAAGGAGCGATGAATCAGCTCACCAGGAGCCTCGCCTGCGAGTGGCCGCGAGATAACATCCGCACCAACTGCGTCGCCCCTGGAACCATCAAAACCCCCATGATCGAACAC GCGCTGCAGGATGAGACGTTCGTGGCGATGGAGACACATCGCATTCCGGCAGGGCGGATCGGGGAGCCAGAGGAGGTGGCGGCGCTGGTAGCGTTCCTCTGTATGCCCGGCGCGCGCTACATCAATGGGCAAGTCATCTGTGCGGATGGAGGAAGAACTGTGAACGGCAACTTTTGA